A section of the Streptomyces sp. NBC_00178 genome encodes:
- the glgP gene encoding alpha-glucan family phosphorylase: MKAIRRFTVRPVLPEPLRPLSDLARNLRWSWHTDTQELFRAADPEGWRPADADPVRLLGAVSAARLSELAGDRNFLDRLAEVSGDLKEYLGGPRWYQDQLSQGAELPAAIAYFSPEFGVTAALPQYSGGLGILAGDHLKAASDLGVPLIGVGLLYRHGYFRQSLSRDGWQQEHYPVLDPNELPLTLLRETDGTPSRVVLALPGGRSLYACVWQAQVGRVPLLLLDSDVEENAPGERDVTDRLYGGGSDHRLLQEMLLGIGGVRAVRTYCRLTGHPAPEVFHTNEGHAGFLGLERIRELSETGLDFDAAIEVVRAGAVFTTHTPVPAGIDRFDRQLVARHFGDDGELPGVPVDKVLRLGMETHEGGEPGLFNMAVMGLRLAQRANGVSTLHGAVSREMFSGLWPGFDPSEVPITSVTNGVHAPTWVAPEVLRLGAGTSGSARAENTAAGAGSGAADGAGGGRTGTPGDQGAVTTASDREIWDLRRGLREQLVTEVRTRLHASWRRRGAGSAELGWIDDVLDPDVLTIGFARRVPSYKRLTLMLHDRDRLRELLLHPTHPIQIVVAGKAHPADDGGKRLIQELVRFADDPRVRHRIVFLPDYGMAMAQKLYPGCDVWLNNPLRPLEACGTSGMKAALNGCLNLSVRDGWWDEWFGPDFGWAIPTADGSATGEERRDELEANALYALIEDRVAPRFYDRNADDLPERWIEMVRSTLVTLGPKVLAGRMVREYVERLYAPAARARRALEPASARELAAWKSRIRAAWPQVAVDHVEAAADTVVGDSAELGSTLALRVRVALGGLDPDDVEVQVVAGRVDSGDAIAEARTFPLKPAGGHDLEDRWLYEGPLALDRTGPYGYTVRVLPSHRLLASGAELGLVVVPNASTGDGGGVLLR, translated from the coding sequence GTGAAGGCCATTCGTCGATTCACCGTGCGTCCCGTCCTCCCCGAACCCCTGCGACCGCTCAGCGACCTCGCCCGCAACCTGCGCTGGTCCTGGCACACCGACACCCAAGAGCTGTTCCGGGCGGCCGACCCCGAGGGGTGGCGGCCCGCGGACGCCGACCCCGTCCGGCTGCTCGGTGCCGTCTCCGCCGCCCGGCTCTCCGAGCTGGCCGGGGACAGGAACTTCCTGGACCGCCTCGCCGAGGTGTCCGGGGACCTGAAGGAGTACCTCGGCGGCCCGAGGTGGTATCAGGACCAGCTCTCCCAGGGCGCGGAGCTCCCCGCGGCCATCGCCTACTTCTCCCCCGAGTTCGGGGTGACCGCAGCCCTGCCGCAGTACTCCGGAGGGCTCGGCATCCTGGCCGGCGACCACCTGAAGGCCGCCAGCGACCTGGGCGTACCCCTGATCGGGGTCGGCCTGCTCTACCGGCACGGCTACTTCCGCCAGAGCCTGTCCCGCGACGGCTGGCAGCAGGAGCACTACCCCGTCCTCGACCCCAACGAGCTGCCGCTCACCCTCCTGCGGGAGACCGACGGCACCCCCAGCCGGGTGGTGCTCGCGCTGCCCGGCGGCCGCTCGCTGTACGCCTGCGTCTGGCAGGCCCAGGTCGGTCGCGTGCCCCTGCTGCTCCTGGACTCCGACGTCGAGGAGAACGCCCCGGGCGAGCGCGACGTCACCGACCGGCTCTACGGCGGCGGCAGCGACCACCGGCTGCTGCAGGAGATGCTGCTCGGCATCGGCGGGGTGCGCGCGGTGCGCACCTACTGCCGGCTGACCGGGCACCCGGCGCCCGAGGTGTTCCACACCAACGAGGGCCACGCCGGATTCCTCGGCCTGGAGCGGATCAGGGAACTCTCCGAGACCGGACTGGACTTCGACGCCGCCATCGAGGTCGTGCGGGCCGGCGCGGTCTTCACCACGCACACCCCGGTCCCCGCCGGGATAGACCGCTTCGACCGCCAGCTCGTGGCCCGCCACTTCGGGGACGACGGCGAACTGCCCGGGGTCCCCGTGGACAAGGTCCTGCGCCTCGGCATGGAGACCCACGAGGGCGGCGAGCCCGGCCTCTTCAACATGGCGGTGATGGGACTGCGGCTCGCCCAGCGCGCCAACGGCGTCTCCACCCTGCACGGGGCCGTCAGCCGGGAGATGTTCTCCGGGCTGTGGCCGGGATTCGACCCCTCCGAGGTGCCGATCACCTCGGTGACCAACGGCGTGCACGCGCCGACATGGGTCGCCCCCGAGGTTCTGCGGCTCGGAGCGGGCACATCCGGCTCCGCACGTGCGGAGAACACCGCGGCCGGAGCGGGGTCCGGCGCGGCGGACGGCGCCGGCGGCGGCCGGACCGGCACGCCCGGGGACCAGGGCGCCGTGACGACCGCCTCCGACCGCGAGATCTGGGACCTGCGCAGGGGTCTGCGCGAACAGCTCGTCACCGAGGTGCGCACACGTCTCCACGCCTCGTGGCGCCGTCGGGGCGCGGGCAGCGCCGAGCTCGGCTGGATCGACGACGTCCTCGACCCCGACGTGCTGACCATCGGCTTCGCCCGCCGGGTGCCCTCGTACAAGCGCCTCACGCTCATGCTCCACGACCGTGACCGGCTGAGGGAACTGCTGCTCCACCCGACGCACCCGATCCAGATCGTCGTCGCCGGCAAGGCCCACCCCGCGGACGACGGCGGCAAGCGGCTGATCCAGGAACTGGTGCGTTTCGCCGACGACCCCCGGGTGCGCCACCGCATCGTCTTCCTGCCGGACTACGGCATGGCCATGGCCCAGAAGCTCTACCCGGGCTGCGACGTCTGGCTCAACAACCCGCTGCGCCCCCTGGAGGCGTGCGGTACGAGCGGGATGAAGGCGGCGCTGAACGGCTGCCTGAACCTGTCCGTGCGCGACGGATGGTGGGACGAGTGGTTCGGGCCGGACTTCGGCTGGGCGATCCCCACCGCCGACGGCTCCGCCACCGGGGAGGAGCGGCGCGACGAGCTGGAGGCCAACGCCCTCTACGCGCTCATCGAGGACCGCGTCGCCCCGCGCTTCTACGACCGTAACGCCGACGACCTGCCCGAGCGGTGGATCGAGATGGTCCGCAGCACGCTGGTCACCCTGGGGCCCAAGGTCCTCGCGGGACGCATGGTGCGCGAGTACGTCGAGCGGCTCTACGCTCCGGCCGCCCGGGCCCGCCGGGCACTGGAGCCCGCGTCCGCCCGGGAGCTCGCCGCCTGGAAGTCCAGGATCCGCGCCGCCTGGCCGCAGGTCGCCGTCGACCACGTGGAGGCCGCGGCCGACACGGTCGTCGGGGACTCGGCGGAGCTCGGGTCCACCCTGGCGCTCCGGGTCCGGGTCGCCCTCGGCGGTCTCGACCCGGACGACGTGGAGGTGCAGGTCGTCGCCGGACGCGTGGACTCCGGCGACGCGATCGCCGAGGCCCGGACGTTTCCGCTGAAGCCGGCGGGCGGACACGACCTGGAGGACCGCTGGCTCTACGAGGGCCCGCTCGCCCTCGACCGCACCGGCCCCTACGGATACACCGTGCGCGTCCTGCCCTCGCACCGGCTGCTCGCCTCGGGTGCGGAACTCGGCCTGGTCGTGGTGCCGAACGCGTCCACGGGCGACGGCGGCGGGGTGCTCCTGCGCTGA
- a CDS encoding alpha-1,4-glucan--maltose-1-phosphate maltosyltransferase → MIGRIPVLDVTPLVDCGRRPAKAVAGETFQVSATVFREGHDAVAANVVLCDANGRPGPWTRMRELAPGTDRWGADVTPDAEGAWTYTVEAWSDPVTTWRTAARIKIPADIDTALVFAEGAELYARAAEGVPKKDGREAVLAAVDALRDTGRPAAARLAAALAPEVDDALGRHPLRELVTASRPLPLTVERRRALYGSWYELFPRSEGARLEPVAPAKPARKPRATKTAKTAAATRKKVSAVTAEVAAPATRLVSGTFRTAAERLPAVAAMGFDVVYLPPVHPIGTTHRKGPNNTLTPGADDPGVPWAIGSADGGHDAVHPDLGTLEDFDHFVATARTLRMEVALDFALQCSPDHPWVTEHPEWFHHRPDGSIAYAENPPKKYQDIYPIAFDQDMAGIVRETVRILRFWMDHGVRIFRVDNPHTKPVVFWEKVIADVNRTDPDVIFLAEAFTRPAMMRALASVGFQQSYTYFTWRNTKGELTEYVTELSGESSSYMRPNFFVNTPDILPGYLQDGGRPAFEARAVLAATLSPSWGVYAGFELCENTPAHPGSEEYHDSEKYQLRPRDWESAEREGRSLAPLITSLNRVRRRHPALQQLRDVHFHSVDNDALIAYSKRSGPDAVLVVVNLDPHHTQEATVSLDMPRLGLDWHESVPVRDELTGDTYHWGRTFYVRLEPGVTPAHIVALRPSPPTGGSPTP, encoded by the coding sequence ATGATCGGTCGCATTCCCGTCCTGGACGTGACTCCGCTCGTCGACTGCGGCAGACGGCCGGCCAAAGCCGTCGCGGGCGAGACCTTCCAGGTCAGCGCCACAGTCTTTCGCGAGGGCCACGACGCGGTGGCCGCCAACGTCGTCCTGTGCGACGCGAACGGACGGCCCGGCCCCTGGACGCGGATGCGCGAGCTCGCTCCCGGCACCGACCGCTGGGGCGCGGACGTCACCCCCGACGCCGAGGGGGCCTGGACGTACACCGTCGAGGCGTGGAGCGACCCCGTCACCACGTGGCGCACGGCCGCGCGGATCAAGATCCCCGCGGACATCGACACCGCTCTCGTGTTCGCGGAGGGGGCGGAGCTCTACGCACGGGCCGCCGAGGGCGTGCCCAAGAAGGACGGCCGCGAGGCCGTGCTGGCCGCGGTCGACGCGCTGCGCGACACCGGCCGCCCCGCCGCCGCCCGGCTCGCCGCCGCGCTGGCCCCCGAGGTGGACGACGCGCTCGGCCGCCACCCCCTGCGCGAGCTGGTCACAGCGTCCCGGCCGCTGCCGCTGACCGTCGAGCGGCGGCGCGCCCTGTACGGCTCCTGGTACGAGCTGTTCCCGCGTTCGGAGGGCGCCCGGCTGGAGCCGGTGGCGCCCGCGAAGCCGGCGCGGAAGCCGCGGGCCACGAAGACCGCGAAGACGGCCGCCGCCACGCGGAAGAAGGTTTCCGCAGTCACCGCGGAGGTCGCCGCGCCGGCCACCAGGCTGGTCAGCGGCACGTTCCGCACCGCAGCCGAACGGCTTCCCGCCGTGGCCGCGATGGGGTTCGACGTCGTCTACCTCCCGCCGGTCCACCCGATCGGCACCACCCACCGCAAGGGCCCCAACAACACCCTCACCCCCGGTGCCGACGACCCCGGGGTGCCCTGGGCGATCGGCTCGGCCGACGGCGGCCACGACGCGGTCCACCCGGACCTCGGGACGCTGGAGGACTTCGACCACTTCGTGGCGACGGCGCGCACCCTGCGGATGGAGGTGGCGCTGGACTTCGCGCTCCAGTGCTCCCCGGACCACCCGTGGGTCACTGAGCACCCGGAGTGGTTCCACCACCGCCCGGACGGGTCGATCGCGTACGCCGAGAACCCGCCGAAGAAGTACCAGGACATCTATCCCATCGCCTTCGATCAGGACATGGCCGGGATCGTGCGCGAGACCGTGCGCATCCTGCGGTTCTGGATGGACCACGGCGTACGGATCTTCCGTGTCGACAACCCGCACACCAAGCCGGTCGTCTTCTGGGAGAAGGTGATCGCCGACGTCAACCGCACCGACCCGGACGTGATCTTCCTGGCGGAGGCCTTCACCCGCCCGGCGATGATGCGCGCGCTGGCCTCGGTCGGCTTCCAGCAGTCGTACACCTACTTCACCTGGCGTAACACGAAGGGCGAACTCACCGAGTACGTCACCGAGCTCTCGGGCGAGAGTTCCTCGTACATGCGCCCCAACTTCTTCGTGAACACGCCCGACATTCTTCCCGGTTACCTCCAGGACGGGGGCCGCCCCGCCTTCGAGGCCCGGGCCGTGCTGGCCGCGACGCTGTCCCCCTCCTGGGGCGTGTACGCGGGCTTCGAGCTGTGCGAGAACACCCCGGCGCATCCCGGGAGCGAGGAGTACCACGACTCGGAGAAATACCAACTCAGGCCCAGGGACTGGGAGTCCGCGGAACGTGAGGGCCGCTCGCTCGCCCCCCTGATCACCTCCCTCAACCGGGTCCGTCGTCGCCATCCGGCACTCCAGCAACTGCGCGACGTGCACTTCCACTCCGTCGACAACGACGCCCTGATCGCCTACAGCAAGCGGTCGGGCCCGGATGCCGTCCTCGTGGTCGTCAACCTCGACCCTCACCACACCCAGGAGGCCACGGTCTCGTTGGACATGCCGCGCCTCGGCCTCGACTGGCACGAGAGCGTGCCGGTGCGCGACGAGCTCACCGGCGACACCTATCACTGGGGCAGGACCTTCTATGTGCGCCTCGAGCCGGGTGTGACACCCGCGCACATCGTCGCCCTGCGACCGTCCCCGCCGACCGGAGGGTCACCCACGCCATGA
- a CDS encoding SpoIIE family protein phosphatase translates to MNGGGGRARRLTRRPAAKGGVSRLLHIRQSEPGALRGDRFTSAVRMRWLNAASTRIGTSLDLERTAEELAAYSVPRLADGAAVDLLESVLRGEEGERVTGAAVPVTRAMAVRAIESLKGLEPSPVGEVVDRRERRETLLTTECLRNGRPVLVSRMTPRDYERVTPTASAAVAMRRQGVHSYMAVPLTARGVLLGSADFVRAGDSPPFNRADLDLAGQLASMAAVFIDNARLYGREREHVVSLQRSLLPRATPRTPGLRVHAHYAPAVDAHGVGGDWYDVVALPGGRTALVVGDVTGHGLPAAATMGRLRTVARTLMTLDIAPDRVLARLDLATRDLEDDQVATCLCAVYDPADSSYTIASAGHPPPLLVDAGGTARYVDVPVGAPLGAGVIPYDPLRLRGPVGARLVLYTDGLIKTRTDDVDVQLETLRTSVATMPPELLDSGKPLTCPRPDDGRFDEAVLLVAGGHELPADVRLREWDLPTEGNPASTARKLVTEQLALWGLGELADVTELVVSELVGNALRYGGGPGRLRLLRDERLVVELADTGPDLPQIQHADVSDEGGRGLQLINLLCRSWGSCRTATGKVVWAEQNIPD, encoded by the coding sequence GTGAACGGCGGCGGAGGCCGAGCGAGACGCCTGACCCGTCGGCCGGCCGCGAAGGGGGGTGTCTCCCGGCTGCTGCACATCCGCCAGTCCGAGCCAGGCGCCCTGCGCGGCGACCGCTTCACCTCCGCGGTCCGGATGCGCTGGCTCAACGCGGCGAGTACCCGGATCGGCACGAGCCTCGACCTGGAGCGGACGGCCGAGGAGCTGGCCGCGTACAGCGTCCCGAGGCTCGCCGACGGTGCCGCCGTCGACCTGCTGGAGTCCGTGCTGCGCGGCGAGGAGGGCGAGCGGGTCACCGGCGCCGCGGTTCCCGTCACGCGGGCCATGGCGGTCCGGGCCATCGAGTCGCTGAAGGGGCTCGAACCCTCGCCCGTGGGTGAGGTCGTCGACCGCAGGGAGCGTCGCGAGACGCTGCTGACCACCGAGTGCCTGCGCAACGGCCGGCCCGTGCTGGTCAGCCGGATGACTCCGCGGGACTACGAGCGCGTCACCCCCACCGCGAGCGCCGCGGTGGCCATGCGGCGCCAGGGCGTCCACAGCTACATGGCCGTGCCCCTGACCGCGCGCGGCGTCCTGCTGGGATCCGCGGACTTCGTGCGCGCCGGGGACAGCCCGCCCTTCAACCGCGCGGACCTGGACCTGGCGGGTCAGCTGGCTTCCATGGCGGCCGTCTTCATAGACAACGCGCGGCTCTACGGGCGGGAGCGCGAGCACGTCGTCTCCCTCCAGCGTTCCCTGCTGCCGCGCGCCACCCCCCGCACACCGGGGCTGCGGGTGCACGCCCACTACGCCCCCGCCGTCGACGCGCACGGGGTGGGCGGCGACTGGTACGACGTGGTGGCGCTGCCCGGGGGCCGCACGGCGCTGGTCGTCGGTGACGTCACCGGCCACGGTCTGCCCGCCGCCGCCACCATGGGCCGGCTGCGGACCGTCGCCCGCACCCTCATGACGCTGGACATCGCGCCCGACCGGGTGCTGGCCCGGCTCGACCTCGCCACCCGCGACCTGGAGGACGACCAGGTCGCCACCTGCCTGTGCGCGGTGTACGACCCGGCGGACTCCAGCTACACGATCGCGAGCGCCGGGCATCCGCCGCCGCTGCTGGTCGACGCCGGCGGCACCGCCCGCTACGTCGACGTACCGGTCGGGGCGCCGCTGGGGGCGGGCGTCATCCCGTACGACCCGCTGCGGCTGCGCGGGCCGGTCGGCGCGCGGCTGGTCCTGTACACCGACGGGCTGATCAAGACGCGGACCGACGACGTGGACGTGCAGCTGGAGACGCTCCGGACGTCCGTCGCCACGATGCCACCCGAACTCCTGGATTCCGGGAAGCCGTTGACCTGCCCCCGGCCGGACGACGGCCGCTTCGACGAAGCGGTGCTGCTCGTCGCGGGGGGCCACGAGCTGCCCGCCGACGTGCGGCTGCGGGAGTGGGACCTGCCGACCGAGGGGAACCCCGCCTCCACGGCCCGCAAGCTCGTCACCGAGCAGCTCGCCCTGTGGGGTCTCGGCGAACTCGCGGACGTGACGGAGCTGGTCGTCAGCGAGCTCGTCGGCAACGCCCTGCGCTACGGCGGCGGGCCCGGCCGGCTCAGGCTGCTGCGCGACGAACGGCTCGTGGTGGAGCTCGCCGACACCGGTCCCGACCTGCCGCAGATCCAGCACGCCGACGTCAGCGACGAGGGCGGCCGGGGACTCCAGCTCATCAACCTGCTGTGCCGGAGCTGGGGTTCGTGCCGTACGGCGACCGGCAAGGTGGTCTGGGCCGAGCAGAACATCCCCGACTGA